A stretch of the Desulfobacter sp. genome encodes the following:
- a CDS encoding ATP-binding protein, whose amino-acid sequence MAEQTIELSIPSHPRFLQLVRGMMKKVTAILSIEREQADYIILAVDEACSNIIRHSYKNDHSQKIDFLICLKKSRLDISIMDNGKPFEFTELPCRDPEEIHPGGLGIYIIRRVMDQVNYHRSKKGQNIIQMVKALNPTPAPLS is encoded by the coding sequence ATGGCTGAACAGACCATTGAACTGTCCATTCCCTCCCATCCCAGGTTTCTTCAACTGGTCAGGGGGATGATGAAAAAAGTCACCGCCATCCTATCCATTGAACGAGAACAGGCAGACTATATCATCCTTGCGGTGGACGAGGCCTGTTCAAATATCATCAGGCATTCCTATAAGAATGATCACTCCCAGAAAATTGATTTTTTAATCTGTTTGAAAAAAAGCCGGCTTGATATTTCCATTATGGACAATGGAAAACCGTTTGAGTTCACAGAACTGCCTTGCCGTGACCCCGAAGAAATTCACCCGGGCGGACTGGGCATTTACATTATCCGCAGGGTCATGGACCAGGTCAATTACCACAGATCGAAAAAGGGCCAGAACATCATTCAGATGGTCAAAGCCCTCAATCCGACACCCGCCCCTTTGTCGTAA
- a CDS encoding ABC transporter ATP-binding protein has product MIIVKDLVKKYGSLKASNHLNCRFEKKKVTVILGGSGSGKSTLLRQVTGLERPDSGHILFDGLDLTTAGKSKLYEKRRKMGMLFQGSALFNDLTIFENIAFPLQEHTKIAQSVIKTIVTMKLEMVGLRGTEDLMPSQLSGGMMKRVGLARAIVMDPKVIFYDEPTSGLDTISTGVIDKLIKDLNRKLDITSVVVSHDIESCFRIADHIIILYYGKIIAEGSVDQIRHSTDPRVVQFIHGRPEGPIPFARTKQNYLDDILREGVQNSVSVE; this is encoded by the coding sequence ATGATCATTGTAAAAGATCTTGTGAAAAAATACGGCAGCTTAAAGGCATCCAATCACCTGAACTGCCGGTTTGAGAAAAAGAAGGTCACCGTGATCCTGGGCGGCTCAGGATCCGGCAAGAGCACCCTGCTTCGCCAGGTGACCGGCCTGGAACGCCCGGATAGCGGCCATATCCTTTTTGACGGCCTTGACCTGACAACGGCCGGTAAATCCAAGCTCTATGAAAAACGCAGGAAAATGGGCATGCTGTTCCAGGGATCTGCCCTGTTCAATGATCTGACTATTTTTGAAAATATTGCCTTTCCTTTGCAGGAGCATACCAAGATTGCACAGAGTGTGATCAAGACCATTGTCACCATGAAGCTTGAGATGGTGGGGCTGAGGGGAACTGAAGATCTTATGCCCTCACAGCTTTCCGGGGGCATGATGAAAAGGGTGGGGCTGGCCCGGGCCATTGTCATGGATCCCAAAGTTATTTTTTATGATGAACCCACCTCAGGTCTGGATACCATATCAACAGGGGTGATTGATAAATTGATCAAGGATTTGAACCGAAAGCTGGACATTACCTCTGTTGTCGTCTCCCATGATATTGAATCCTGTTTCAGGATTGCCGACCATATTATTATTCTGTATTATGGCAAGATCATTGCCGAGGGAAGTGTGGACCAGATCCGCCACTCCACAGATCCCAGGGTGGTGCAGTTTATCCATGGCCGGCCCGAAGGCCCCATTCCTTTTGCCCGGACCAAGCAAAATTACCTGGACGATATTTTAAGAGAGGGCGTTCAAAATTCTGTGTCAGTTGAATGA
- a CDS encoding IS256 family transposase produces the protein MTEENTEFDFQKALKGIQEGKPFTGKGGVLTSLIKNLAEAALEGELESHLGQEVSANRRNGKSKKTIKFLDGKFELETPRDRAGTFSPQIVKKHQTTLSDEIERKIIALYGLGMSYNDMASHLQEIYGLEISNATLSTITDKIIHTVKEWQARPLENVYPIVWLDAIHYKVRENGKVGSKAVYTILGVNIEGRKEVLGLYISENEGANFWLQVLTDLSNRGVKDILIACVDGLKGFPEAIETIFPDTEVQLCVVHQIRNSLKYVGSKNKKEFMADLKRVYKAVNKDLAEEELDILENKWNDKYPIVIKSWRNNWERLSHFFKYPEEIRRIIYTTNTIEAVHRQFRKLTKTKGSFPNQNSLLKLLYMGIQNASKKWTMPIQNWSLTISQLAIFFEGRLDKELGI, from the coding sequence ATGACCGAAGAAAACACCGAATTTGATTTTCAAAAAGCCCTTAAAGGCATCCAGGAAGGTAAACCCTTTACAGGTAAGGGCGGCGTCCTTACATCATTAATCAAAAATCTTGCTGAAGCTGCTCTTGAAGGAGAGTTGGAGTCCCATCTCGGGCAGGAAGTTTCTGCCAACCGCCGTAATGGAAAAAGCAAAAAGACCATTAAATTCCTGGATGGTAAATTTGAGCTGGAAACCCCGCGTGACAGGGCCGGAACCTTCTCTCCACAGATCGTCAAAAAACATCAGACAACGCTCAGCGATGAAATTGAAAGAAAGATAATAGCCCTTTACGGCCTGGGCATGAGTTATAATGATATGGCTTCCCATTTACAGGAAATCTATGGACTTGAGATTTCAAATGCCACTCTGAGCACCATTACCGATAAAATCATCCATACCGTCAAAGAATGGCAGGCCAGGCCGTTGGAAAATGTGTACCCAATCGTATGGCTTGATGCCATACATTATAAAGTACGAGAAAACGGAAAGGTCGGCAGCAAAGCCGTTTACACAATTCTTGGGGTGAATATCGAGGGCCGCAAAGAGGTTCTTGGGCTGTACATATCCGAGAATGAGGGTGCGAACTTCTGGCTGCAGGTGTTAACAGACCTTTCAAACCGAGGGGTAAAAGATATCCTGATTGCCTGTGTTGATGGTCTGAAAGGTTTTCCCGAGGCCATTGAGACCATATTCCCGGACACAGAAGTTCAACTCTGCGTAGTCCACCAGATCCGAAATTCATTGAAATACGTTGGTTCCAAAAATAAAAAGGAATTTATGGCAGATCTAAAACGTGTTTATAAAGCGGTCAATAAGGATCTGGCCGAAGAAGAACTGGATATCTTGGAAAATAAATGGAATGACAAATACCCGATTGTGATAAAATCCTGGCGGAACAACTGGGAACGCCTCAGTCATTTCTTTAAATATCCAGAAGAGATTCGACGGATAATATACACCACAAATACCATTGAGGCTGTGCATCGACAGTTTCGAAAACTGACCAAAACAAAGGGATCATTCCCGAACCAGAACAGCCTGTTAAAGCTGCTTTACATGGGGATCCAGAACGCCAGTAAAAAATGGACAATGCCGATTCAAAATTGGTCACTGACAATTTCCCAGTTGGCAATTTTCTTTGAAGGCCGGCTGGATAAAGAGCTGGGAATTTGA
- a CDS encoding ABC transporter permease: MSSLEIPAAIGRLTLTRIQVLGRSGIFFCLALAQAFVPLFRLNRLVKEIEFIGSKSILIVFVTGLFTGMVLGLQGYHTLTQFGAQALLGSAVALSIIRELGPVLCALMVTGRAGSAMAAEIGIMKITDQFPALEMMAIDPLKYVVSPKILAGIISLPLLTAFFDVVGIFGGYLVGVKLLGVNEGAYFGKMVSAVTYTDIWGGVVKSLSFGLLIAWICAFMGYTAQVTTEGVSHSTTRAVVLSSLSILIVDYILTSLLL; the protein is encoded by the coding sequence ATGTCAAGCCTTGAGATCCCTGCGGCTATCGGTAGGTTAACCCTGACCAGGATTCAGGTTTTGGGGCGGTCCGGGATATTTTTCTGCCTTGCCCTGGCCCAGGCCTTTGTGCCCCTGTTCAGGCTGAACCGTCTGGTCAAGGAGATTGAGTTTATCGGCTCAAAATCGATCCTCATTGTATTTGTGACCGGATTGTTTACAGGCATGGTGCTGGGACTTCAGGGGTATCACACCCTGACCCAGTTCGGGGCACAAGCCCTTTTGGGGTCGGCCGTGGCCCTGTCCATCATCCGGGAACTTGGGCCAGTGCTCTGTGCCCTGATGGTTACGGGGCGGGCTGGGTCTGCCATGGCCGCAGAAATTGGAATCATGAAAATTACAGACCAGTTTCCCGCCCTGGAAATGATGGCCATTGATCCTTTAAAATACGTGGTAAGCCCCAAAATTCTGGCAGGGATCATCTCTTTGCCTTTGCTCACGGCCTTTTTTGATGTGGTGGGCATCTTTGGCGGTTACCTTGTGGGGGTAAAGCTTTTGGGCGTTAATGAAGGGGCGTATTTTGGCAAAATGGTTTCTGCTGTCACCTATACAGACATCTGGGGAGGGGTGGTCAAATCCTTGAGTTTCGGCCTGCTCATTGCCTGGATCTGTGCCTTTATGGGATACACGGCCCAGGTCACAACAGAAGGGGTCAGCCATTCCACAACAAGGGCGGTGGTGCTTTCGTCCCTGTCCATATTGATAGTGGATTATATCTTGACATCTTTATTGCTATAG
- the mlaD gene encoding outer membrane lipid asymmetry maintenance protein MlaD: MYSKKTEISVGLFMVMGMACLVYLSVNLGAVELFGSNTYTIKALFGSIEGLEPGASVEIAGVPVGKVKTITLEENNALVAMEITKGTQISDDTIASIRTKGMIGDKFVKLSPGGSEDFVEDKGELMDTESAISLEELVSKYIFEK, translated from the coding sequence ATGTATTCAAAAAAAACAGAAATTTCTGTGGGCCTTTTCATGGTCATGGGCATGGCCTGCCTGGTCTATCTTTCGGTGAACCTGGGCGCGGTTGAATTGTTCGGGTCAAACACCTATACCATCAAGGCCCTGTTCGGGTCCATTGAAGGGCTTGAGCCCGGTGCATCGGTCGAGATCGCAGGGGTTCCCGTGGGCAAGGTAAAAACCATTACACTGGAGGAAAACAATGCCCTGGTTGCAATGGAGATCACCAAGGGCACCCAGATTTCCGATGATACCATTGCCTCCATCCGAACCAAAGGGATGATCGGCGACAAGTTTGTCAAGCTCTCCCCGGGCGGATCAGAGGATTTTGTGGAGGACAAGGGGGAACTCATGGACACGGAATCGGCCATCAGCCTGGAAGAACTTGTCAGCAAGTATATTTTTGAAAAGTAG
- a CDS encoding STAS domain-containing protein, translated as MGFNINYKFDDGIALVFVEGEIDMFTSPNLRDTLLPWYSPETDAIIVDLSGVRFMDSSGIATLVEGLQWSTKEDRKFILTGLGKTVFNALSLTKLTHIFSIEKSIDHALAGLGKKG; from the coding sequence ATGGGATTTAATATTAACTATAAATTTGATGACGGCATTGCCCTGGTGTTTGTGGAAGGAGAGATTGACATGTTCACCTCCCCAAATTTGAGGGATACCCTTTTGCCCTGGTATTCACCTGAAACAGATGCGATTATCGTAGATTTGAGCGGGGTCCGCTTTATGGACAGCTCCGGTATTGCCACCCTTGTGGAAGGGCTGCAATGGAGTACCAAAGAGGATCGAAAGTTTATATTGACAGGGCTTGGCAAAACGGTTTTCAATGCTTTGAGTCTGACCAAGCTTACCCATATCTTTTCCATTGAAAAGAGTATAGATCATGCGTTGGCCGGTTTGGGCAAAAAGGGATGA
- a CDS encoding ABC transporter substrate-binding protein, with amino-acid sequence MEGFNKLFFFGILAMALVCTGTAYADSPTDQLKLSIDQILDVLRDPELKAEDKKEARREILRQIARQRFDYRKMSERSLGKYVKGKTEAEMEAFTALFTTLVEDSYMGKIESYTDEDVVFLKERIKKKKQRQYAKINTKIVTETVEIPIDYMMYKSGTAPWMVYDMIIEGVSMVSNYRSQFGDILERDSFATLIQKLKDKKD; translated from the coding sequence ATGGAAGGTTTTAACAAATTATTTTTTTTCGGTATTCTGGCCATGGCGCTTGTGTGCACGGGAACGGCATATGCAGATTCTCCAACAGATCAGCTCAAACTCAGCATTGATCAGATTCTGGACGTGTTAAGGGATCCTGAGTTAAAGGCTGAAGATAAAAAAGAGGCCAGAAGGGAGATACTTCGCCAGATTGCACGCCAGCGCTTTGATTATCGCAAGATGTCCGAACGGAGCCTGGGCAAGTATGTGAAGGGCAAAACCGAAGCCGAAATGGAGGCGTTTACAGCCCTGTTTACCACCCTGGTCGAAGATTCCTATATGGGAAAGATTGAATCCTATACAGATGAAGATGTGGTCTTTCTCAAAGAACGGATCAAGAAGAAAAAACAAAGGCAATATGCCAAGATCAATACCAAAATTGTGACCGAGACCGTTGAGATCCCCATTGATTACATGATGTACAAGAGTGGGACGGCACCCTGGATGGTTTACGATATGATCATTGAAGGGGTGAGCATGGTCAGCAACTATCGGTCCCAGTTCGGAGATATCCTCGAGCGGGACTCTTTTGCAACCCTGATTCAAAAACTGAAAGATAAAAAAGACTAG
- a CDS encoding IS4 family transposase, giving the protein MTHISVPKKQLRSLNFDNFRCPLIKSLSKAPELQSRGDRPLKMTFEDQINALVYFHLQEHKSARHLIQDLKENVFAKENIAPDGGISRSSFCEAINHRGLEQLQFIFEDLYKQALECHPGEHAELGELVSIDGSLINAVLSMHWANYRKGSKKAKVHCGFDINHGIPNKIFLTEGNGAERTFVPKILSKGQTGVMDRGYQSHKEFDLLQEQGKHFVCRIKTRTTRTIIDNHETPSDSYIFYDALVKLGTPNQNQTKRPVRVVGYKIAGVKYYVATDRHDLTAEQIATIYKLRWTIEDFFKWWKEHLKVYHLIARSEYGLMVQILGGLITYLLLAIHCQKQFNEKVTIKRVRQLRTAILNDLFGCEEQGSHSSNRDNIVKDQKIIEQAKT; this is encoded by the coding sequence ATGACGCACATCTCAGTCCCTAAAAAACAACTACGGTCCCTGAACTTTGACAATTTCAGGTGCCCTCTGATAAAGTCACTTTCAAAAGCACCGGAATTACAATCTCGAGGAGACCGCCCTTTAAAAATGACATTCGAAGACCAGATAAATGCTTTGGTTTATTTCCATCTTCAGGAGCACAAGTCTGCCCGACATTTAATTCAGGATCTCAAGGAGAATGTTTTTGCTAAAGAAAATATTGCGCCAGACGGTGGTATCAGCCGTAGTAGTTTCTGTGAAGCCATCAATCACAGGGGACTCGAACAACTGCAATTTATCTTTGAGGATCTTTATAAACAGGCTCTTGAGTGTCATCCGGGTGAACACGCCGAGTTAGGAGAGTTGGTTTCCATTGACGGTAGTCTCATAAATGCAGTCCTTTCAATGCACTGGGCGAACTACAGAAAAGGAAGTAAAAAAGCCAAAGTACATTGCGGATTTGACATTAATCACGGAATCCCAAACAAAATCTTTTTGACTGAAGGCAACGGCGCTGAACGCACTTTTGTTCCCAAAATACTTTCCAAGGGGCAAACAGGTGTTATGGATCGTGGATATCAATCCCATAAAGAATTTGACCTGCTTCAGGAGCAAGGCAAACATTTTGTCTGCCGTATAAAAACCAGGACAACAAGAACAATTATTGATAACCACGAGACCCCTTCCGACAGCTACATTTTTTATGATGCACTGGTTAAACTTGGTACTCCGAATCAAAACCAGACGAAAAGGCCTGTTCGGGTTGTTGGCTATAAAATTGCTGGCGTCAAATACTATGTGGCAACTGACAGGCATGATTTAACAGCGGAACAAATAGCAACAATTTATAAACTCCGGTGGACCATTGAGGATTTTTTCAAATGGTGGAAAGAACATCTGAAGGTATATCATCTCATTGCCCGCAGTGAATACGGCCTTATGGTTCAGATTCTTGGCGGCCTTATCACTTACCTGTTACTGGCAATCCATTGCCAAAAACAGTTTAATGAAAAGGTCACGATCAAAAGAGTTCGGCAGCTGCGAACCGCCATTCTAAATGACCTGTTTGGCTGCGAGGAGCAGGGCTCTCATAGTTCAAACAGGGACAATATTGTCAAAGATCAAAAAATTATTGAGCAAGCAAAAACCTAA
- the pstC gene encoding phosphate ABC transporter permease subunit PstC, with the protein MSPTHLLFTLALLTLTGFYLGRRKAFGLCSKAGGPKVLHSRPTYYGALTALWCALPAMIVFVFWLGFESSVITHIMILDLDQEIQGLPPDRLNLIVNDIRNLVNGNIVGGTISPAIRATADHYQTLRATSHAAVSVLVVSLAIAGILWVWTRISPALRARNHVEAMIKIVLIACSILAVFTTIGIVFSVLYEAVRFFKVIPLNEFLLGLEWSPQMAIRADQVGSSGAFGAIPVFMGTLLISAIAMCVAVPIGLMSAIYLSEYAGKGFRNIAKPLLEILAGIPTVVYGFFAGLVVAPAIRNAGSSLGLAVSSESALAAGLVMGIMIIPFVSSLSDDVINAVPQSLRDGAYGLGSTRSETIIRVVLPAALPGIVGGVLLAVSRAIGEIMIVVMAAGLSANLTLNPLKTVTTVTVQIVTLLVGDQEFDSPKTLAAFALGLMLFMVTLILNVIALVVVRKYREQYE; encoded by the coding sequence ATGTCCCCGACACATTTGCTGTTTACCTTGGCTCTGCTGACTCTGACCGGTTTTTATCTGGGCCGGAGAAAAGCCTTTGGTCTTTGTTCCAAGGCCGGAGGGCCTAAAGTGCTCCATTCAAGGCCGACCTATTACGGGGCATTGACAGCACTCTGGTGTGCCCTGCCGGCCATGATTGTGTTTGTCTTCTGGCTTGGATTTGAATCCAGTGTCATCACCCACATCATGATCTTGGATCTTGACCAAGAGATTCAGGGGCTGCCCCCGGACAGGCTCAACCTCATTGTGAATGATATCCGGAATCTGGTGAACGGTAATATTGTGGGAGGCACGATCAGCCCAGCCATCCGGGCGACGGCTGACCATTATCAGACTCTGAGGGCCACAAGTCATGCCGCTGTCAGTGTTTTGGTGGTGAGTCTGGCCATTGCCGGCATCCTCTGGGTATGGACTCGGATTTCCCCGGCATTAAGGGCCAGAAATCATGTGGAGGCCATGATCAAAATTGTATTGATTGCCTGTTCCATTCTGGCGGTTTTTACCACCATCGGGATTGTCTTCTCTGTTTTGTACGAGGCTGTCCGGTTTTTTAAAGTCATTCCTTTGAATGAATTTTTACTGGGCCTTGAGTGGAGCCCCCAGATGGCCATCCGGGCCGATCAGGTCGGATCTTCCGGCGCATTCGGCGCCATTCCGGTGTTCATGGGTACCCTTTTGATCTCTGCCATTGCCATGTGTGTGGCCGTGCCCATCGGGCTGATGTCAGCCATTTATCTTTCTGAATATGCCGGCAAAGGGTTCAGAAATATTGCCAAGCCTCTCCTTGAAATTCTGGCAGGCATCCCCACAGTGGTTTACGGTTTTTTTGCCGGCCTTGTGGTTGCCCCGGCCATCAGGAATGCCGGCAGTTCCCTGGGCTTGGCCGTCTCTTCTGAAAGTGCCCTGGCCGCAGGCCTTGTCATGGGGATCATGATCATTCCCTTTGTTTCTTCCCTGTCAGATGATGTGATCAACGCCGTTCCCCAGTCTCTGAGGGACGGGGCATACGGCCTTGGATCCACCCGGTCTGAAACCATTATCCGGGTGGTCCTTCCGGCCGCCCTTCCCGGTATAGTGGGCGGGGTGCTTTTGGCCGTGTCCAGGGCCATTGGCGAAATCATGATTGTGGTTATGGCCGCAGGCCTCTCTGCCAACCTGACACTCAACCCCCTTAAAACCGTGACCACGGTTACGGTCCAGATTGTGACCTTGCTGGTGGGGGACCAGGAATTTGACAGTCCCAAGACCCTGGCGGCATTTGCCCTGGGGCTCATGCTTTTTATGGTTACGCTGATCCTGAACGTGATCGCCCTTGTGGTGGTCCGCAAATACAGGGAGCAATATGAATAA
- the pstA gene encoding phosphate ABC transporter permease PstA has protein sequence MDIVNQGLAKRYAKERRFRRCGLGAILLSLTFLAILFVSIFANGYTAFLQTSIELEIFLDPLEIDKENLNSANYLGLVRNSLKTGFPEVNSRRDKRKLYNLVSTGASYLLQEFVAKNRHEIGNKIKIWVPADDDVDMLMKGHINRDLPQAERRMNDIQVAWVDALIEQGRIKKKFNTTFFLAGDSREPELAGILGAATGSFYTLLVTLALSFPIGVAAAVYLEEFAPTTWWTDVIEVNINNLAAVPSIVFGLLGLALFLNFFELPRSAPLVGGLVLTLMTLPTIIIASRAALKSVPPSIREAALGIGASKTQMVSHHVLPLALPGMLTGTIIGMAQALGETAPLLMIGMVAFIVDIPGGFTDPSTVLPVQIFLWADSPERAFLERTSAAIMVLLIFLVIMNGVAVFLRKKFERRW, from the coding sequence ATGGATATTGTGAACCAAGGACTTGCAAAACGGTATGCAAAAGAGCGGCGGTTCCGGCGCTGCGGACTTGGAGCCATTCTGCTGAGCCTGACCTTTCTTGCCATCCTTTTTGTCAGTATCTTTGCCAACGGATACACGGCATTTTTGCAGACATCCATTGAGCTTGAAATCTTTCTGGATCCTTTGGAAATTGACAAGGAGAACCTAAACTCAGCCAATTATCTCGGGCTTGTGAGAAATTCTCTGAAGACAGGTTTTCCTGAAGTTAACTCCAGACGGGACAAGCGTAAGCTTTACAATCTTGTCTCCACAGGGGCATCCTATCTTCTTCAGGAGTTTGTGGCGAAAAACCGTCATGAAATCGGAAATAAAATAAAGATATGGGTGCCGGCAGATGATGATGTGGACATGCTCATGAAAGGGCATATCAATCGTGATTTGCCCCAGGCAGAAAGACGAATGAATGACATCCAGGTGGCCTGGGTGGATGCTCTCATTGAACAAGGCCGGATCAAAAAAAAGTTCAACACCACCTTTTTTTTGGCAGGCGACTCCAGAGAGCCTGAACTTGCCGGAATTCTGGGGGCGGCCACCGGTTCTTTTTATACCCTTTTGGTCACCTTGGCCCTTTCCTTTCCCATTGGGGTGGCTGCTGCTGTCTATCTTGAAGAGTTTGCCCCAACAACCTGGTGGACCGATGTGATTGAGGTAAATATCAATAACCTGGCAGCCGTACCTTCCATTGTGTTCGGTCTTCTCGGGCTTGCCCTGTTTCTTAACTTTTTCGAACTGCCCAGATCCGCCCCCCTGGTGGGCGGGCTTGTACTTACATTGATGACCCTGCCCACCATTATCATTGCCAGCCGTGCCGCCTTGAAATCGGTTCCCCCGTCCATCCGGGAAGCCGCTCTGGGCATAGGCGCCTCAAAAACCCAGATGGTCTCCCACCATGTCCTGCCCCTGGCCCTGCCCGGGATGCTCACAGGCACCATTATCGGCATGGCCCAGGCCTTGGGAGAGACTGCCCCTTTGCTGATGATCGGCATGGTGGCCTTTATTGTTGATATTCCCGGCGGGTTTACCGATCCATCAACCGTACTGCCGGTACAGATTTTTTTATGGGCGGACAGCCCTGAAAGAGCTTTTTTGGAGAGAACCTCTGCTGCCATCATGGTCCTGCTGATTTTTCTGGTGATCATGAACGGGGTGGCGGTTTTTCTGAGAAAAAAATTTGAAAGAAGATGGTAG